Proteins from a single region of Belliella baltica DSM 15883:
- a CDS encoding FtsB family cell division protein yields MKKYLKYTKNFYFVFTALFVLWMIFIDSNDIVSQFKLSSKVRELENQKEYLLERKEKIKQDREELMSNYELLEKFARERYLMKKKTEDLYVIIPE; encoded by the coding sequence ATGAAAAAATACCTCAAGTACACTAAAAATTTTTATTTTGTCTTTACGGCGTTATTTGTTTTGTGGATGATTTTCATCGATTCGAATGATATCGTTTCTCAGTTTAAACTAAGCTCCAAGGTTCGAGAACTTGAAAATCAAAAAGAGTACCTTCTTGAAAGAAAAGAAAAAATCAAGCAAGATCGAGAGGAATTGATGAGTAATTATGAACTTCTTGAGAAGTTTGCTCGTGAAAGGTACTTGATGAAAAAGAAAACAGAAGACCTGTATGTTATCATTCCCGAATAA
- the yaaA gene encoding peroxide stress protein YaaA has protein sequence MITLISPAKTLDLTSTDVDIFTTPDFQKETFELVSIMKKKSSDDIRKLMGVSENIASLNEKRYKEFKKTFDPNNAKQAMLAFKGDVYTKMDVDNYSKEDFEFAQDHLRILSGLYGLLKPLDLIQPYRLEMGIKLENKKGKNLYEFWSSRIAKAINEVAKGEPIVNLASQEYFKAVDQSALKSKVVSPVFQEYKNGKYQIIGIFAKQARGLMTDFIIKNRINNPEQLKTFNEEGYELFGDGSELRFVR, from the coding sequence ATGATAACGTTAATTTCACCTGCAAAAACACTTGATTTGACGAGTACTGATGTGGATATTTTTACCACACCTGATTTCCAAAAGGAGACTTTTGAGTTGGTTTCCATCATGAAAAAAAAGAGTTCTGATGATATCCGCAAACTCATGGGAGTAAGTGAAAATATTGCTTCCTTGAATGAAAAAAGGTATAAGGAATTTAAGAAAACTTTTGATCCAAATAATGCAAAACAAGCTATGCTAGCCTTTAAAGGCGATGTTTACACTAAAATGGATGTAGATAATTATTCCAAAGAAGACTTTGAGTTTGCACAAGATCACCTGAGGATTTTATCTGGACTTTATGGTCTTTTGAAGCCATTGGATTTGATTCAGCCTTATCGCTTGGAAATGGGGATTAAATTAGAAAATAAAAAAGGAAAAAATCTCTATGAATTTTGGAGTTCGAGAATAGCCAAAGCAATCAATGAAGTTGCCAAGGGTGAGCCAATAGTAAACCTTGCTTCTCAAGAATATTTCAAAGCAGTAGATCAAAGCGCCTTGAAATCAAAGGTGGTTTCTCCGGTTTTTCAAGAATATAAAAATGGTAAATATCAAATCATCGGGATCTTTGCAAAACAAGCTAGAGGCCTAATGACTGATTTTATCATCAAAAATAGAATCAACAATCCTGAGCAACTCAAGACTTTTAATGAAGAAGGTTATGAGCTTTTTGGAGATGGATCGGAATTGAGATTTGTAAGGTAA
- a CDS encoding gliding motility-associated C-terminal domain-containing protein, giving the protein MKSRFKSIKFLLIFAGICVLSCIMPLNKSFSQGFNNNEWIFGYCELDTLKRIVSFGKGEEPVIREVSGAFNQNNSAVAVDPINGNVVFYSDGELVYNYNNSPMQGALSINGNSSGRQEIGIGILEFDPNGDKLYYIFYLTTGGQLQYAVVDMNSPGAAVGNEPPQGRVEVFNRSIGPATGSIAVVKSAQSPSYLISFNGGNLISRRIEATQGEFTETDDVGIPFTPKAIIFNEATGQLILIPENPNEDIVLVDFDTAEGRFGTVNTISQSGGVDSIEGAAFSPDADYIYFSRGNELFRVPADDLDADPELIPLENNVFRIYDIKVGPDGRLYYIYEEVAGGPQLIGRVDNPDEEDLEELEKDEDPFDGVDFCGRIFPQFAPNADVEATVDFTWEPEEPCSNNPVQLTSVITPENYRPVSFEWTFEPELTDEDGEPLDIDYNQEHLLLPAEATSGESVTATLTVTFADGTTSTSDPRTINLSENNLEANFSPQDTTVCESCFDLMPLLEVQQGEGGQGGQGPGGPGGPGVGGPGGGNGVYEYFWSNKRDEGWGPEAPNQICEPGLYWVLVKEPGSSCYAYASIRVRMWDLDDQSNNIWYFGDGAGIDFNEDPAGILPTPRPVDPRHPQNIPAGTTTISDETGQVLFYTDGSTVWDLYGDVMADGEDIGGSNQASEGVIAVAIPQEETIFYLFTTSTAADGNSQVKFSLVDIKAENPTGVGNVVSKDNFLFSPATQQSAAIAAGDTTWVLFHELGNNTFRAYPVGSLGIGPPVFSSVGSTHGYDTGVGSMKFSPDGTKVAVTIQDGACSRVELFDFDQSTGRLTEYASVDLDCNDDDVYGVEFSNDSDRIFVTYTGDGGKVEEFIIQSPSSQDEDDDLSCGACFERATTSAQRAQCILDSRTDLRINGPIGAIQMGPMGDIYVARPGQNFLGTIQPGGLCELSTGTTEGFQLLPGTTSNLGLPSFVQQSGSSIPEPAISGPDRLCLDPENGAEGLFEGAGEPDIDSYFWTIVHEDGEVIESDLGGPGEENQTLTYIFQREGLYTVTLRVDRCGDPEHYNKNNSIEVLVVAPPEITLENDVTLCSGTPVTLTAIDGYDPADGLYDFEWRNAAGIQFGDENSNEITVKEESIYTVTVSYRNTNQDEEFFDACPATRSVFVGPAFEFDLTQTAEEVCYDETLVVFAPDTPVSGEWFYQRVGDPNRVQFPVGLAFELEITPSIDLPGPGLYQIIFVTEDPIVEGCLVEKVLELEVFPLPNFEIVILTNAEDCNSPEGSFEIEALIAMSVLEIMETGDVFQNVSAGDFFTLTDLEPGNYTVRGQTDFGCEFTRTATIQNVNPPQGFENITLDSTDESCGVNEIIPGSITIELSAAVQGTYTITRQGDGQEFTGALDGQTTVIEIGHGDYAVQVEDANGCAIPVGDVTVARRFLADFNVPSNIVACESFELEISTQQNLVFTVTDPNGDLINADADGIYLLNISGVYTVFGEDPDGVACPRERTINLTINDPIQYELSAPQVDCVDGVSYEAIILDGTDPASVFFFWRNESSQVVGRSQRFFPSAPGQYTLDVQPRVGSNCPTPPIPFEVEEFAAAVDFELEVQPFCVGEPSTFVNLLIDADDMDAVGQIRWFFVQGGNRTPLPANDDATMVSVDQANQGTYQVEVYNNFGCLVGRDQIQVIQSTLVAPVLQATYIICALENIVFQLDPGQYDNYEWYLEGEDEPISTDPIFTPQQEGNYRLVVFDELGCVEEITFEVVEDCELRVRFPNAMSPSDASKQFLIYTNDFIDELSVYIYNRWGELIFYCEQSNLPGDAVGGYCPWDGTVNGQKVPIGTYPVVVRFRSNNQNITKTLREAIVVIE; this is encoded by the coding sequence ATGAAAAGCCGCTTTAAATCTATCAAGTTTCTTTTAATTTTTGCAGGAATATGTGTATTATCCTGCATTATGCCCCTAAATAAAAGTTTTTCACAGGGATTTAATAACAACGAATGGATCTTTGGGTATTGTGAATTAGATACTCTCAAAAGAATAGTTTCATTTGGTAAAGGAGAAGAACCGGTTATAAGAGAAGTTTCAGGAGCTTTTAATCAAAATAATTCTGCTGTTGCAGTTGATCCAATAAACGGAAATGTGGTTTTTTATTCAGACGGAGAATTAGTTTATAATTATAATAATTCCCCTATGCAAGGGGCGCTTTCAATCAATGGTAATTCATCAGGTAGACAGGAAATTGGAATTGGTATTCTAGAATTTGATCCAAATGGGGATAAGCTTTATTACATTTTTTATCTAACTACTGGTGGTCAATTACAATATGCAGTGGTGGATATGAATTCCCCAGGAGCTGCGGTTGGTAATGAACCGCCACAAGGTAGAGTAGAAGTGTTTAACCGAAGTATTGGTCCTGCTACTGGTTCTATCGCAGTGGTAAAGTCAGCACAATCACCTTCTTACTTGATCAGCTTCAATGGAGGCAACTTAATCTCCAGAAGAATTGAAGCCACACAAGGTGAATTTACGGAGACTGATGATGTTGGTATACCTTTTACACCAAAGGCGATAATTTTTAATGAAGCAACAGGGCAATTGATTCTTATTCCTGAAAATCCTAATGAGGACATCGTATTGGTAGATTTTGATACCGCAGAAGGAAGATTTGGTACAGTCAATACCATTTCGCAATCTGGGGGAGTTGATTCAATAGAAGGAGCAGCCTTCAGTCCTGATGCTGATTATATCTACTTTTCTAGAGGCAATGAATTGTTCCGAGTTCCTGCGGATGATTTAGATGCAGACCCTGAATTGATTCCTTTGGAAAATAATGTATTCCGAATCTATGATATCAAAGTCGGCCCTGATGGAAGATTGTATTATATCTATGAAGAAGTAGCAGGTGGCCCTCAATTGATAGGAAGGGTAGATAATCCTGACGAGGAAGATCTGGAGGAACTAGAGAAAGATGAAGATCCATTTGATGGGGTGGATTTTTGTGGTAGGATTTTCCCGCAATTTGCTCCTAATGCTGATGTAGAGGCTACGGTAGATTTTACTTGGGAACCTGAAGAGCCATGTAGCAATAATCCCGTACAATTGACTAGTGTCATCACGCCTGAGAATTACAGACCGGTAAGCTTTGAATGGACTTTTGAGCCTGAATTGACTGACGAAGATGGAGAGCCACTTGATATTGATTACAATCAAGAGCATTTGCTTTTGCCTGCGGAGGCGACATCTGGAGAAAGCGTCACAGCAACACTTACGGTTACTTTTGCTGATGGTACGACCTCTACATCTGACCCGAGAACTATCAACTTATCCGAAAACAATTTGGAGGCAAACTTCTCACCTCAAGATACCACAGTTTGTGAATCTTGCTTTGACTTAATGCCCCTCTTAGAAGTTCAACAAGGTGAAGGAGGACAAGGTGGACAAGGGCCAGGTGGCCCGGGTGGTCCTGGTGTTGGTGGTCCAGGTGGTGGTAATGGGGTTTATGAATATTTTTGGTCAAACAAACGAGATGAAGGCTGGGGACCGGAAGCCCCTAATCAGATATGTGAGCCTGGATTGTATTGGGTTTTGGTAAAAGAGCCTGGTTCATCTTGCTATGCTTATGCAAGTATTCGCGTGAGAATGTGGGATTTGGATGATCAGAGTAATAATATTTGGTATTTTGGTGATGGCGCTGGGATTGATTTCAATGAAGATCCAGCTGGTATCTTGCCTACTCCAAGACCAGTAGATCCAAGGCATCCACAGAACATCCCCGCAGGTACAACAACAATCTCAGATGAAACTGGTCAGGTTTTGTTTTACACAGATGGGTCTACAGTTTGGGATTTGTATGGAGATGTCATGGCAGATGGTGAAGATATCGGGGGAAGTAACCAAGCTTCTGAGGGTGTAATTGCAGTAGCTATTCCGCAAGAAGAAACCATTTTCTATCTATTCACTACATCTACAGCTGCTGACGGCAACAGTCAAGTGAAGTTTTCCCTAGTTGATATCAAGGCTGAAAATCCTACAGGTGTAGGGAATGTAGTTAGCAAAGATAATTTCTTATTCAGTCCAGCTACACAACAATCAGCGGCCATCGCAGCAGGGGATACTACTTGGGTGCTTTTTCATGAGTTGGGAAATAATACCTTTAGGGCATATCCAGTAGGCTCTTTGGGGATAGGGCCACCTGTTTTTTCTTCTGTTGGTTCTACCCATGGTTATGATACAGGAGTTGGTAGTATGAAGTTTAGCCCAGATGGAACCAAAGTCGCAGTGACTATTCAAGATGGTGCTTGTAGTAGGGTGGAACTTTTCGATTTTGATCAAAGTACAGGGCGTCTGACAGAGTACGCATCAGTTGATTTGGATTGCAATGATGATGATGTTTATGGAGTAGAGTTTTCAAATGATAGTGACAGGATTTTTGTCACATACACTGGTGATGGAGGGAAAGTTGAAGAGTTTATCATTCAAAGTCCGAGTTCACAAGATGAGGATGATGATTTGAGTTGTGGAGCATGTTTCGAAAGAGCTACGACAAGCGCCCAAAGAGCACAGTGTATCTTAGACTCAAGAACAGATTTACGTATCAATGGACCAATAGGTGCCATCCAAATGGGGCCAATGGGAGATATTTATGTAGCAAGACCTGGACAGAATTTCTTAGGTACGATTCAACCTGGAGGACTTTGTGAGCTTAGTACAGGTACTACCGAAGGTTTTCAACTTTTGCCTGGTACAACTTCGAATTTAGGTCTCCCTTCTTTTGTGCAGCAGTCAGGCAGTAGTATTCCCGAGCCTGCTATCAGTGGTCCAGATCGATTATGTCTTGATCCTGAAAATGGCGCAGAAGGTTTGTTTGAGGGTGCAGGTGAACCAGATATTGATAGTTACTTCTGGACGATTGTTCATGAGGATGGTGAAGTAATAGAGTCAGATCTTGGTGGGCCTGGGGAAGAGAATCAAACTTTGACTTATATCTTTCAGAGAGAAGGTCTGTACACAGTGACTTTAAGGGTTGACAGGTGTGGCGATCCTGAACACTATAATAAAAATAATAGCATTGAGGTGCTTGTGGTTGCACCGCCTGAGATCACCCTTGAGAATGATGTCACTCTTTGTAGTGGAACTCCTGTCACGCTAACTGCCATAGATGGTTATGATCCTGCTGATGGGTTGTATGATTTCGAATGGAGAAATGCAGCTGGAATTCAGTTTGGGGATGAAAATTCCAATGAAATTACTGTAAAAGAGGAAAGTATTTATACAGTGACGGTATCATATAGAAATACCAATCAGGACGAAGAATTTTTTGATGCTTGTCCAGCAACAAGGTCTGTTTTTGTAGGGCCTGCGTTTGAATTTGATTTGACTCAGACTGCAGAAGAAGTTTGTTATGACGAGACCTTGGTTGTTTTTGCTCCAGACACCCCTGTGTCGGGAGAATGGTTCTATCAACGAGTAGGCGATCCGAATAGGGTGCAGTTTCCTGTTGGGTTAGCCTTTGAGCTTGAAATCACCCCATCAATAGATCTGCCTGGTCCAGGTTTGTATCAGATTATTTTTGTGACTGAAGACCCGATAGTAGAAGGGTGTCTGGTGGAGAAAGTCTTGGAGCTAGAAGTTTTTCCTCTTCCTAATTTTGAAATAGTAATTTTAACCAATGCCGAAGATTGCAATAGTCCTGAGGGTAGCTTTGAAATAGAAGCATTGATAGCCATGTCGGTATTGGAAATTATGGAAACTGGGGATGTGTTCCAAAATGTGTCTGCTGGTGATTTCTTTACTTTGACAGATTTGGAACCAGGTAATTATACAGTGAGAGGTCAGACTGATTTTGGCTGTGAATTTACCAGAACCGCCACGATTCAAAATGTGAATCCACCTCAAGGGTTTGAGAACATAACCTTGGACAGTACCGACGAAAGTTGCGGAGTCAACGAGATCATCCCAGGAAGCATAACTATTGAACTTAGCGCTGCTGTTCAGGGTACTTATACCATTACGCGTCAAGGAGATGGGCAAGAGTTTACCGGGGCACTAGATGGACAGACTACTGTCATTGAGATTGGCCATGGTGACTATGCGGTGCAAGTGGAAGATGCCAATGGATGTGCCATACCTGTAGGTGATGTGACTGTAGCACGGAGATTTTTGGCGGATTTCAATGTACCGTCTAATATAGTGGCCTGCGAAAGCTTTGAGCTAGAAATATCGACACAGCAAAATTTGGTATTTACAGTTACTGATCCCAATGGGGATTTAATCAATGCTGACGCAGACGGCATTTATTTACTCAATATTTCTGGTGTATACACCGTATTTGGAGAAGATCCTGACGGTGTTGCTTGTCCGAGAGAGAGGACTATTAATCTTACTATCAATGACCCGATCCAATATGAACTCTCAGCCCCTCAAGTAGACTGTGTGGACGGCGTGTCTTATGAGGCGATTATTTTAGATGGAACAGATCCAGCTTCTGTATTTTTCTTTTGGAGAAATGAATCCAGCCAGGTAGTTGGGCGATCACAGCGGTTTTTCCCATCTGCACCTGGGCAGTATACACTAGATGTTCAGCCAAGGGTAGGCTCTAACTGTCCGACTCCTCCGATACCATTTGAGGTGGAGGAATTTGCTGCAGCTGTGGATTTTGAATTGGAAGTTCAACCATTCTGTGTGGGTGAACCGAGTACATTTGTGAATTTGCTGATTGATGCTGATGACATGGATGCTGTGGGTCAGATCAGGTGGTTTTTTGTTCAAGGGGGAAATAGAACACCACTTCCTGCCAATGATGACGCTACCATGGTTTCAGTGGATCAGGCTAATCAAGGGACTTATCAAGTTGAAGTTTACAATAATTTCGGATGCTTGGTAGGAAGGGATCAGATTCAGGTAATTCAGTCCACCTTGGTGGCACCAGTCTTACAGGCTACTTACATCATCTGTGCTTTGGAAAATATCGTATTTCAACTTGATCCCGGTCAATACGATAATTATGAATGGTATCTGGAAGGCGAAGACGAGCCTATATCCACAGACCCAATCTTTACTCCTCAGCAGGAAGGTAATTACAGATTAGTGGTATTCGATGAGTTGGGTTGTGTGGAGGAGATCACTTTTGAGGTGGTGGAGGATTGTGAGCTAAGAGTGAGGTTCCCCAATGCCATGAGTCCAAGTGATGCCTCCAAGCAATTCTTGATTTATACCAATGACTTTATTGATGAGCTATCGGTATATATTTACAATCGCTGGGGTGAATTGATTTTCTATTGTGAGCAGAGTAATCTCCCTGGGGATGCAGTAGGTGGGTATTGCCCTTGGGATGGTACAGTAAATGGCCAAAAGGTGCCAATTGGAACATATCCGGTCGTCGTGAGGTTTAGAAGTAATAATCAAAATATAACCAAAACCCTCAGAGAGGCCATCGTAGTAATAGAATAA
- a CDS encoding VPS10 domain-containing protein: MHKNLRQLSILTAVFLFEAGIISTNAQQIKPSSSKEMQTAFQKHQEMFASTPFKNYPLRNIGPTNMSGRITDIEVSSDFKTYYIAAASGGVWKTSDNGQSFSPIFDHQGALGMGDMALAPSDDNIIWVGTGENNSSRSTYAGNGVYKSIDAGKTWEFVGFPHSQHIGQIQIHPSNPNIVWVGIMGSLYSKNQERGLYKTTDGGKTWKRTLFVDDNTGVIDIKVQPGNPNVILAATWERMRQAHDFVGNGKGSAIWRSEDGGDTWSKSMVGFPQDEFVGRIGYDFSLSSPNIVYALHDYQKTEERERRSSTNTNNDALTFEKFEKMTSNDVLTLEDDALNQFLRRNRFASKYDAKSVKKLIENKKITPTDIATYSSGGVDANSAIINSSVIGAEVYRSEDAGKSWKKVNETGLDRVYNSYGYYFGEVRTSTQDPDELFILGVPLMVSRDGGKTFANTDSVGNVHSDHQSMWINPNDSKHILLGTDGGLYVSYGNGERWTHHNDQLTISQFYSIMVDEATPYNVYGGMQDNGVWYGKSTSRPADQWNSLFGGDGMVVAVDTRSNDIVYTGSQFGNYYRINTSTNERKYVTPGHDIGNKPNRWNWRTPATLSKHNQDIFYMGSQYVYRSLDKGDTWETISPDLTKGPKEGNVPFATLTVVEESPLEFGTLYAGSDDGNIWYTRDHGNSWIDIKKGLPQDRWISSITPSQHVEGLVYVTLTGYRNDEFTPHVYKSTNYGTTWTPISGNLPTEAMNVIREDHHHPEILYIGSDHGLYVTLDGGKSYDLVQGNIPNVSIYDMIIQKNENDLVIGSHGRSVYIMDLNPLYEMVKNKSAEISLLSVTDAQLFQRRGTPSMDAMFYIPNTGEVQITIKNSKGETLKTWTDNFSKGFNQVSWDLKPESGNPSRGKFSIELSKNGQNSTKEFEIK, translated from the coding sequence ATGCATAAAAATTTACGTCAACTCAGCATACTGACTGCAGTCTTCCTTTTCGAAGCTGGCATCATCAGTACAAATGCACAGCAAATCAAGCCAAGCAGCTCTAAAGAGATGCAAACAGCTTTTCAGAAACATCAAGAGATGTTTGCCAGCACACCTTTCAAGAACTACCCTTTACGGAATATTGGACCAACAAATATGTCTGGCCGAATTACCGATATAGAGGTAAGCTCAGATTTCAAGACCTATTATATCGCAGCTGCTTCTGGCGGTGTTTGGAAGACGAGTGATAATGGACAATCCTTCTCCCCAATCTTTGATCATCAAGGTGCATTAGGAATGGGAGATATGGCTCTAGCTCCATCTGATGACAATATCATTTGGGTAGGTACTGGAGAAAACAACTCAAGTAGATCAACTTATGCAGGAAATGGAGTCTATAAATCAATTGATGCAGGAAAAACCTGGGAATTTGTAGGATTTCCACATTCACAGCATATCGGTCAGATTCAAATCCACCCAAGCAATCCAAATATAGTTTGGGTAGGTATCATGGGCTCTCTTTATAGTAAAAATCAAGAAAGAGGACTCTACAAAACTACTGACGGAGGAAAAACGTGGAAAAGAACACTTTTCGTAGATGACAACACAGGTGTGATTGATATCAAAGTTCAGCCAGGAAATCCGAATGTAATCTTAGCTGCAACTTGGGAGAGAATGAGACAAGCGCATGATTTTGTTGGAAATGGAAAAGGTTCTGCAATCTGGAGATCTGAAGATGGAGGGGATACTTGGAGCAAGTCAATGGTTGGATTCCCACAAGATGAATTTGTAGGAAGAATTGGCTATGACTTTAGTTTAAGTAGTCCTAACATTGTGTATGCTCTTCATGATTATCAAAAAACAGAAGAGAGAGAAAGAAGATCAAGCACAAATACAAATAATGATGCGCTGACCTTTGAAAAATTTGAAAAAATGACTTCTAATGATGTTTTGACTTTAGAAGATGATGCACTGAATCAATTTTTGAGAAGAAATAGGTTTGCTTCAAAATACGACGCCAAGTCTGTTAAGAAATTAATCGAAAATAAGAAAATCACTCCAACAGATATCGCTACTTACAGTAGTGGCGGCGTAGATGCTAACTCAGCGATTATCAATTCATCAGTAATCGGAGCTGAAGTTTATAGATCTGAAGATGCTGGAAAATCTTGGAAAAAAGTCAACGAAACAGGACTAGACAGGGTTTATAACAGCTACGGTTATTATTTTGGAGAAGTGCGGACAAGTACTCAAGACCCGGATGAATTATTTATTCTTGGCGTTCCTTTGATGGTCTCTAGAGATGGTGGGAAAACATTTGCTAATACCGATTCAGTGGGAAATGTCCATTCTGATCATCAATCCATGTGGATCAATCCAAATGACTCAAAACATATTCTCTTAGGAACTGATGGTGGCTTATACGTTTCTTATGGTAACGGAGAAAGATGGACGCACCACAACGATCAATTGACCATTTCTCAATTCTACTCCATAATGGTTGATGAAGCAACGCCTTACAATGTCTATGGCGGAATGCAAGATAATGGAGTTTGGTATGGCAAATCAACGAGCAGACCTGCTGATCAGTGGAATTCATTATTTGGAGGAGATGGAATGGTTGTGGCCGTTGACACAAGATCAAATGACATCGTTTACACTGGATCACAGTTTGGTAACTATTACAGAATCAATACTTCAACCAATGAAAGAAAATATGTCACGCCAGGCCATGATATTGGTAATAAGCCAAACAGATGGAATTGGAGAACTCCAGCTACTTTGAGTAAACACAATCAGGATATTTTCTATATGGGTTCTCAATATGTCTATAGAAGTTTAGACAAAGGTGATACTTGGGAAACTATCTCTCCAGATTTGACCAAAGGACCTAAGGAGGGCAATGTGCCATTCGCTACACTTACAGTTGTAGAAGAATCACCTTTAGAATTTGGTACTCTGTATGCTGGCTCTGATGATGGTAACATCTGGTATACCCGTGATCATGGGAATTCTTGGATAGACATCAAAAAAGGCTTGCCTCAAGATCGATGGATTAGTAGTATCACTCCTTCTCAGCATGTAGAAGGTCTTGTGTATGTGACTTTGACTGGGTATAGAAATGATGAATTCACTCCACATGTGTACAAAAGCACTAATTACGGGACTACATGGACCCCAATTTCAGGCAATCTTCCTACCGAGGCTATGAATGTAATTCGTGAAGATCATCATCATCCTGAGATACTTTACATTGGTTCGGATCATGGATTATACGTCACTTTGGATGGTGGTAAAAGTTATGATCTAGTTCAGGGAAATATTCCAAATGTCTCGATATATGACATGATTATTCAGAAAAATGAAAATGACCTTGTCATTGGTTCACATGGCAGGAGTGTTTACATCATGGACCTGAATCCATTATATGAAATGGTCAAAAATAAAAGTGCCGAAATCAGCTTGCTTAGCGTGACAGATGCTCAGCTATTCCAAAGGCGAGGTACACCTAGCATGGATGCCATGTTTTATATACCTAATACAGGAGAGGTTCAGATTACCATCAAAAATAGTAAAGGAGAAACCTTAAAAACTTGGACTGATAATTTCTCAAAAGGATTCAATCAAGTTAGCTGGGATTTGAAACCTGAATCAGGCAATCCTTCCCGAGGTAAGTTCAGCATAGAGCTTAGTAAAAATGGACAGAATAGTACTAAAGAATTTGAAATTAAGTAA
- a CDS encoding serine O-acetyltransferase, with amino-acid sequence MENLVEKIFKSHQDCPECPSPKLIQTFFESLLGLLFPEYALNIIKDKKDIQENLEVLKAQFSDILVRNKHLYQGDGRELSKKFFESLSEVFDAIHQDVDAMFAGDPASKSRAEILRCYPGFFAIAAYRISHQMTLLGIRMIPRIITEFAHSKTGIDIHPGAKIGHHFCIDHGTGLVIGETTVIGNHVKLYQGVTLGALSVHKEDADTKRHPTLEDNVVIYAGATILGGNTVIGEGSVIGGNVWLTKSVPAFSKIYYQAKMYDANSETTDVYVFKNDTE; translated from the coding sequence ATGGAAAATTTAGTCGAAAAAATATTTAAATCTCATCAAGATTGCCCTGAATGCCCTTCACCAAAATTGATTCAAACTTTTTTTGAAAGCCTTTTGGGCTTGCTTTTTCCTGAGTATGCATTGAATATCATCAAAGATAAAAAGGATATTCAAGAGAACCTTGAGGTATTGAAAGCACAGTTTTCCGATATTTTAGTTAGAAACAAACATTTATATCAAGGTGATGGAAGGGAGTTAAGTAAAAAGTTTTTTGAAAGTTTATCAGAAGTTTTTGATGCGATTCATCAAGATGTAGATGCGATGTTCGCTGGTGATCCGGCTTCGAAATCTAGAGCAGAGATTTTGAGGTGTTACCCTGGGTTTTTTGCCATAGCAGCCTACAGAATTTCCCATCAAATGACACTTTTGGGAATTAGAATGATCCCAAGAATAATCACTGAATTTGCGCATAGCAAAACGGGGATTGATATACATCCGGGAGCTAAAATAGGCCATCATTTTTGCATTGATCACGGGACAGGATTGGTGATTGGAGAGACCACTGTGATTGGAAATCATGTGAAATTGTACCAAGGAGTGACCTTGGGAGCTTTGAGTGTACACAAAGAAGATGCAGATACTAAAAGACATCCGACTCTTGAAGACAATGTAGTTATCTATGCCGGCGCCACAATTCTCGGAGGAAATACAGTAATTGGTGAAGGTTCAGTGATAGGAGGAAATGTATGGTTGACCAAGTCGGTACCTGCGTTTAGCAAGATTTATTATCAAGCCAAGATGTATGACGCTAATTCCGAAACCACAGATGTATATGTCTTCAAAAATGATACGGAGTAA